The Deltaproteobacteria bacterium genomic interval CGGGTGTCGGCCGGCCCGCCCCCGCGCAGCACGTCGACCGACTCGGCGATCTCGACCGCGTTGCCGACCGCGTCGCCGATCGGGTCGTCCATGCGCGTGAGCACGGCGGTCACGCGCTTGCCGGCGGCCGCACCGATGGCGCGGATGGCCGTGGCCAGGCGACGGGCGTCGTCGAGCGTCTTCATGAACGCGCCGCTGCCCACCTTGCAGTCGAGCACCAGGCCGTCGATCCCCTCGGCCAGCTTCTTCGACATGATCGACGTCGCGATCAGCGGAATCGACTCGACGGTGGCGGTGACGTCGCGCAGGGCGTAGAGCACGCGGTCGGCCGGCGCCATGCGGTCGGTCTGGCCGATCATGCAGACGCCGAGTTCGGCCACCTGCGCGACGAACCGATCGATGTCGAGGTCGACGCGAAAGCCGGGAATCGACTCGAGCTTGTCGAGCGTGCCGCCGGTGTGGCCGAGCCCGCGGCCGCTGACCATCGGTACGGCGACGCCGCACGCCGCGACCGCCGGGGCGAGCGGGATCGAAATCTTGTCGCCGACGCCGCCGGTCGAGTGCTTGTCGACGCGCGGCCGATCGACGCGCGACAGGTCGACCACGTCGCCGGAGTGGACCATCGCGTCGGCCCACGCGGCGGTCTCGTCGTCGTCGAGGCCGCGGAAGTAGACGGCCATCAACATGGCCGCGGTCTGGTAGTCGGGAACCGAGCCGTCGGCCACGCCCGCGATGAACGCGCGGATCTCGTCGCCGGTGAGCTGGCGTCCGTCGCGCTTTTTGCGGATGAGCTCCTGCGGCAGGAACGTCAAGGTCGTCAATACCCCGCAGCCTTGCGCTGCGTCTTGCCGGTGACGATTGCCACCGAGGCCGACGCGCCGATCCGGTTGGCGCCGGCCATCGCCATCTTCGCGGCGTCCTCCGCGGAGCGGACGCCGCCGGACGCCTTGACGCCCATGTCGTCGCCGACGATGCGCCGCATCAACTGGATGTCTTCGACGGTGGCGCCG includes:
- a CDS encoding thymidine phosphorylase, with the translated sequence MTFLPQELIRKKRDGRQLTGDEIRAFIAGVADGSVPDYQTAAMLMAVYFRGLDDDETAAWADAMVHSGDVVDLSRVDRPRVDKHSTGGVGDKISIPLAPAVAACGVAVPMVSGRGLGHTGGTLDKLESIPGFRVDLDIDRFVAQVAELGVCMIGQTDRMAPADRVLYALRDVTATVESIPLIATSIMSKKLAEGIDGLVLDCKVGSGAFMKTLDDARRLATAIRAIGAAAGKRVTAVLTRMDDPIGDAVGNAVEIAESVDVLRGGGPADTR